The DNA sequence TCATTTTTGGAACTGCCTGGCTTAAGATTGCAGCAGGGCTTGGATGGGGTGCTGCAATCGCAGGAGGATTTACGCCTTTCCTTGCTGTAGGAGTCATAAAAGCGGCCCTGGCAGCCTGGGCCGGGATCATTGTAAGGCGAAGGCTTGTGAGTGCAAGGCTCCTCTTCACGTCAGGACCCGCAGTAAAAGAGTCTGCATAATGTAATAAAAATTGAGGGCTGTCCATTATGAGGGCAGCCATTTTATTTTCCCAGTATTTTCTTTACAATAAACGGTGTTCCTAGAAGGACTGGGAATAGATAATAGCTGAGCCTGTACAAAAACAGGATGAGCATGGCAGCTTCACCTGCAACCCCCTCCCTCTGCATCATTAAGAGGAAGATCAGATCAAAAGATCCTGCTCCGCCCGGAATCATGCTGATAATTCCAGTACACAGCGCGATGATGACGATTGGGAACAGCTGAAAAAAGGATATGTTCACCCCGATTGTATGGGATATCCCCCATATGCATAGGACGATGAACAGCCATTCAAAGATTGAAATGGCAACCAGCTCAGATACAAAGCCTTTCCGGTTTCCGGGAATATCCCAAAAAGGCTTCCGGTGCCAGTAAAGTGCCAAAAAAAGCGGGTTATAAAGTGCAATCGCCCATAAGGGCACACTCTCCCAGCCATCCAGCGGCCCTGCAGAATTGGTTAGGACAGCAATTGCAAAAAGAGAAAGACCGGTTAAAAAGAAGAACGAGAGCTTGGCAGCCGTCAATACCAGCGGACTGTCCTTCGGCAGATATTTCTTATAGAAATATGTCCTGAGGGTGGCACCCGCTATGCCTCCCAGACCCACGATATTGGAATACGCGTTAGCTGAAAGTGAATAAAAGAATAATTTTGTTTTCGGTATATGGACAGAAAACATCTGAAGCAGTACAACATCGTAAAAGTACATTGGAGAAAGGGCGGCGATTCCAAGAGCAAATATATAGAGCAAATCCAGGAATGAAAGACTGCGGGCCAATCCGGCAGAAGCATCCCAGTCCAATTTGGAGAGCATGCCTTTAGCCTCATATCCTAAGACAATGAAAAATAATGCTGGCAGGGCAAGTTTCAGCAGAAAGATATATTTATTTTTTATTGCCACCCTTTTCCTCCTCTCTGTTAATCTGCTATAACTTATCCTATTCATTCTTTCGTTTAAAAAGAATCTGCAGCCTGCTGAATCAGTTGGACCGCCGCCGGGCAACATTGCCTTTAGTGCTGAAATAGCATATAATGACAGTATTGGCCTACTAATGTATGGGGTGAATGAATGTTTGATCTTTTAATGGATTTTACAAATATTCCGGCTGAATATACTTTGTATGCGAGCTTCATGCTTGGCCTTACAGTAAAGTTCTTATGGGCATGGAATATTGAATACTCTTTCATGGAATCTACCTGCAAGCCAGCCGAGCTGGGCGCCGGTTCTGAAAGCCTTAAGCTTTACGAAGCATGCGGCAGGCCCTTCAGCCCGCTTCTCCGCTGGATTGCCAAATATATACGCGCCAAGGAAGGATCGGGCAGCGACTCCGAGGATGCAGACTCCTCCATTTTGCTTAAATTTGCTATCTAAAATTTAAACTAATGGAGGAATTAAATTGAAATTGAAAAAAAATCCTGCTGCATTTCTTGTTCTATCTTTAACAGCTATCCTTCTTTCCGCATGCCAGGCATCACAGCCCGGCCAGCAGAGTGATGGCTTTTTCAACACCTATCTGGTCCAGCCTTTTGCAAGTGCCATCCATATGGTCGCTGAATTATTTAATGGCAATTTCGGTTTATCCATCATCCTTATTACGCTGATCATCCGCCTGGCCCTTATGCCGCTTATGCTTAAGCAGTACAAAAGGCAGCAGGATATGAAAGGCAAAATGGATGTGCTGAAGCCGGAAATGGACAAGATCCAGGCCCAGTTGAAAAAGACGAAAGATCAAAAAGAACAGCAAAAGCTGCAGCAGGAAATGTTTGCCCTTTACCGCAAGCATGGAGTCAACCCGCTCAATATGGGCTGTCTTCCTATCCTGATTCAAATGCCTATTCTGATGGGCTTTTACTATGCCATCAGAAGTTCTCATGAAATTGCTACCCATTCTTTTCTATGGTTCAACCTTGGACAGCCTGATCTGCTCATAACAGCTGCAGCAGGCATAGTCTACTATCTGCAGTTTAAAGTGACTCAGGCCAATATGCCAGTCCAGCAGCAAAACCAGATGAAGTTCATGGGACTGCTCTCGCCGGTCATGATTGTGGTCTTCTCCTTCAGCGCTCCAGCAGCCCTGCCATTATACTGGACTGTAGGAGGAACATTCCTTATCGTGCAGACCCTTATCGGACGCAGGCTTTATCAGACGGCTCCTGCAGCCAAAGAAGCGGAAATATCTAAGTAATATTGAAAGAAGCATGAGGGAAACCTTCATGCTTCTTTTTTGTATAAATGGCATGGAACTCTGAAATAATGAAGAATAGAAAGGATGTGGGATTTTGATCAGCAAAAGACTATTTCTAACGGGATTTGCAGCCCTCTCTGTTCTCCCCGGCTGCGGAATTAATGAAAAAGATACATATGATGATACTGCTATCAGGGATATGGGAAGCAAGCAGACTGAAAATCTCATCAGCAGCCCGAAGGAAGACAGTGAAACAAACACAAAGCTGACAGATCCAACAAG is a window from the Bacillus infantis NRRL B-14911 genome containing:
- the yidC gene encoding membrane protein insertase YidC; the encoded protein is MKLKKNPAAFLVLSLTAILLSACQASQPGQQSDGFFNTYLVQPFASAIHMVAELFNGNFGLSIILITLIIRLALMPLMLKQYKRQQDMKGKMDVLKPEMDKIQAQLKKTKDQKEQQKLQQEMFALYRKHGVNPLNMGCLPILIQMPILMGFYYAIRSSHEIATHSFLWFNLGQPDLLITAAAGIVYYLQFKVTQANMPVQQQNQMKFMGLLSPVMIVVFSFSAPAALPLYWTVGGTFLIVQTLIGRRLYQTAPAAKEAEISK
- a CDS encoding lysylphosphatidylglycerol synthase domain-containing protein, encoding MAIKNKYIFLLKLALPALFFIVLGYEAKGMLSKLDWDASAGLARSLSFLDLLYIFALGIAALSPMYFYDVVLLQMFSVHIPKTKLFFYSLSANAYSNIVGLGGIAGATLRTYFYKKYLPKDSPLVLTAAKLSFFFLTGLSLFAIAVLTNSAGPLDGWESVPLWAIALYNPLFLALYWHRKPFWDIPGNRKGFVSELVAISIFEWLFIVLCIWGISHTIGVNISFFQLFPIVIIALCTGIISMIPGGAGSFDLIFLLMMQREGVAGEAAMLILFLYRLSYYLFPVLLGTPFIVKKILGK